The Equus caballus isolate H_3958 breed thoroughbred chromosome 13, TB-T2T, whole genome shotgun sequence genome includes a window with the following:
- the JPT2 gene encoding jupiter microtubule associated homolog 2 yields MGAGGRASRCAELGGNSGSAARRCPAAGDMFQAPESEGGRAGSRAMKPPGGESSNLFGSPEEAVPSSRPNRMASNIFGPTAEPQNLPKRTHPPGGKGSGIFDESTPVQTRQRLNPPGGKTSDIFGSPVTATSPLAHPNKPKDHVLLCEGEDPKSDIKAATSTSPREEPGEKGGRREADRTQEPQPTPTVDSHEPRLGPRPRSHNKVLNPPGGKSSISFY; encoded by the exons AtgggcgcgggcgggcgggcctCGCGCTGCGCGGAGCTGGGCGGGAACAGCGGCTCGGCGGCGAGGAGGTGCCCAGCGGCGGGCGACATGTTCCAGGCCCCGGAGAGCGAGGGCGGCCGCGCCGGCTCCAG GGCCATGAAGCCCCCTGGAGGAGAATCGAGCAATCTTTTTGGGAGTCCAGAAGAAGCTGTTCCTTCAAGCAGGCCCAATAGGATGGCATCTAATATTTTTGGACCAACTGCAGAACCTCAGAACCTACCTAAAAGGACCCATCCCCCAG GGGGGAAAGGAAGTGGCATCTTTGATGAATCGACACCTGTGCAGACTCGACAGCGTCTGAATCCACCTGGTGGGAAGACCAGTGACATTTTTGGGTCCCCAGTCACTGCCACTTCACCCTTGGCACACCCAAACAAACCCAAG GACCACGTGCTCTTGTGTGAAGGAGAAGACCCCAAATCAGACATTAAAG CTGCAACGAGCACCTCACCCAGAGAAGAGCCTGGTGAGAAAGGCGGCCGCAGAGAAGCTGACCGCACCCAGGAGCCCCAGCCCACGCCCACGGTCGACAGCCATGAGCCCAGGCTGGGCCCGCGGCCTCGCTCTCACAACAAAGTCCTGAACCCACCCGGAGGCAAATCCAGCATCTCTTTCTACTAA